Within bacterium, the genomic segment GCATCACGAAAGTAGCTTTACATGCGGCTTGAGGTCAAACTCGCTGAAATACTCCGATTCAGGAGTGATGATATGATTGTCTACACAGGTTTCTAATAACGCTTTATGCCAAATTTCATTCTTCACAATTTTAATGTTTTTCTCTGCTAAAATCTGCTTAAAAACATTTTCTATCCCACTATAGAAATTGTGAAGAAATGCGGCAATCCCAGCTAATTCTATTTTTGTTTTGTTCTCTTTGGTTTTAACAGTTGTTATTTCATTCAACGCCATGGAAATATTATACATTTCCACTTCTATACGCTTTTGTAAATCAGCCATATATCTTTACGCCATCCTGTCGAACCAGGTCAACAAATGGGTTTTCAATATCCAAATCAACAAGATCAACAGGTTTTGAAATCGCAAACATGAGTTCACCATAAAACTTGAAAAACAACTCCGGTTTGATGCCTTTGACCGCGAGATCAATATCACTAAACTTATCACCCAATGATGCTGATCCAAACACCAACACTTGAGATGCCTGATATTTATCTGCCAAAGATGAAATGATGTTTTTATCTGTTTGAGAAATCATGATTCTCCTTGTTCAATCAAGTAAAACAATACAGCATAATAAAAGTATATAGCAAACCTATATGATTGTCTATTATGAAGCGTGACCGAAAATTCGGTGGCTGAATTGTAATTTATAGTGCAACTTGACCTTACCCCTTTTTAGTACAATCTGAAAATAGAGCTTTTCCGTGCTGTTGCCAACCTATTTTTCAAACTTCTAAAAGTTATCAGAAAACACTGCTAAATCAAGGTTGTAACTGCTTTAGTAAATCCGAATATCTGAGCACCAGTTTATCCGTGATCGCTAGATACTCGATTTTCAACTGGTCCAATTGAATTTTATTTTTTATATAATCAAGTCTGGCATTGGTTAAACCGTTTTGCGTATCAATGAGATAGTAAATATCAAGACGACCTATTTCATAGTTGCGATTATCAAGTATTAGCTTGCGTTCCGCTTTTTTTACTAGTTTTTCCTGTATGGCCAAGGTTTCTTCCATCATCGCAATATTTGCAGCCATTTGATTAATACTCAGATCCATTGAACGCACAGTATTTACAATAGAAGCATTGATTTCATTAAGTGCTGCATCAGCCTGTCCTTTGTCGCCGGTTGCTTTATAACCCCCTAAAGGCATACTGGCCTGCAGCATAACTGTATAATCCTGTTTATCACTTATTGCTGCATAACCACCATTGAAATCAGCTTCTTCCCCCTTAACCCCGTATGATCCAATCAAATCAAGAGAAGGTAGTGCACTATTATCAGCAACTTTCTTCTGATATAATTGCTGTTCTTTCAATAATTCCAGTTTTTTTACAAGCCGTAAATTTTTGATTGCCTTTTCGTCAACTGGTTTCAACCCATCTACCTGCCGAGTTTTTAAATCTGGTCTGATGTTGAGAGCATTTTTATCTCTTACTGCCTGTCCGGCTTGGAGGTAGGCGATATTCCATGTCTCATTCATATAACTTGTTTCAGTCTGAATTAATAAACTCTGATAGCGAAGTAAATTTTCCTCTGTTTGAACCATATCTTTCTCATCAGACACACCCGCTTTAAATTTACGCCGTACTGATCGCTCCAGTTTAGTTAACTCTTTAATAATCGCCTGATAGGCTTTTACATTTTCATAGGCGTTGCACCAATCAAGATAAGCTTTTTCCAACTCAACAATACGACCTTCCCAAGCTTCCAAAGCATCGTCATAGGCAGATTTCTTTTGAATCTCTGCAACTACTACTGGATAGCGATCAGAAAGGCCAAAGGCATTTTTTAAAAGAGGTTGCGTCACAGAAAACGTTATCTTTGGCGAACTACTTTCAGCTGTCCCTATAACACTCTCAGACTCTGCTAAAGTATTACTATGAGCCACAGACATTCTTGTACCTGATGGCATGAATAATTTTTGCAAACTAAGTTCATAGCTCACACTATCACTATCAGCACTGTTCACAGATGAACCAGTTGCTTCATAATGATTTAGCGTTGCACTTGCTCCTAATGTCCAGTCTGCGATTTCCTGACTTGAAACAGCAGAATACTTATATTGAAGATATTGTTGAAGCGCCGTAACAAACTCAGGATCTTTTGCCAACGCTTGCTCAACAAAAGTTTTTTGATCAACCATTGCTCCTTTTTCCAAGTTTACTTCTGCATAACTGATGTTATTCATTGCCATAATAAATCCAGCAATGATCATAGCGGTATTAATAACTAACTTTTTCATTATTGTCACTCCTTTTATTATCTTCATTAAACTTCATTCTTTTTCTGTATAGCTTTCATTAATCCCAAATCCCAACTAATCATATATAATGCCGGCAAAATAATCAATGTAATCACAGTACCAAAAAGCACACCATAGCCGAGCGCTACTACAATCGGTCGAATCATTTCCGAACTACCGCCAATACCATAAATGGTCGGTAGTAAACCAACCACTGTTGTAACGGTGGTGAGCAACACCGGTCGCAATCGACGTTTGGCGCCCTGAACAATATGCTTTATTAAGTCTGCTTTGACCATTTTTTTAGATCCTGCAATGACTTTGTTAATAAAATCAACCATGATAACACTATCATTAACCAAAACACCACAAAGACCAATGATACCAATCATACCCATAAAGGATAATGGCATACCATGAAGATGGAATGCCAGGAACGAACCAACCAATCCAAAAGGCAGAATAGCTATAATCAGGAAAGGCTGTACCGGCGAACGGAAAAGCATGACCAGCACACAATAAATGGCTAGTAAAGCAAAGATGAAACTAATCATCAAATCACGCATAGAACTCATGGTTTCTTCCATCTCACCACCGTATTTGATGGAAAGTGTGTTGTACTTATCATTACTTCCGGATAGTCCTTTTTTAAGTTCTTGCATTACTTTTTTGGATGAATTCTTGGTATTATCAATTTCTGCTGATACAGTTATCGTTCGCTCTCCATTAAAACGACTAATGCTAGCCAATCCTTCAGTTTGTTCTAAAGTGGCAACTTGCTTGACAGCTATCATATTTCCTTGGTTATTAGGAACCAGTAATTCCAGCAAGAATGATTTATTAACTTTAAATTTGGGATCCACTTCTACTCTAAAATCATACCGCTTATCCTTGGTCTGAACATAGGTTGCGATCGAGCCTTCATATGCAGTTCGTATTGCCTGTGCAATGGACGATACATTCAATCCGCGGCTGGCCATTTTAACTTGATCAAAAACCACATGCAGTTCTTCTACTCCGGAATCATAATCATCTTCAATGTCTTCTACACCTGGCATGATTTTTAATAGTCTTTTTGCTTCTTCTGCACAAGCTAAGCTCAGGGCTTCGTCATTACCAATAATGCGAAGCTCAACCCCTTTACCCAAATCAGGACCTATGACTTCTTTCTTGATTTCCAGCATGGTGAATTGTTTTTTTAAATCCTCAGGAAATGCTTGTCTTATGGCTCTTATGATTTGATCGGCCTTGCGTTTGCGGTCATTGCTGGGCACCAAAACCAATGATACTTGCGCCCAATTATCATGATAGCCTTCTGTATTAATCGGCCGGTCATTATGATGCCCGATAGCTGACTGAACAGCTATGCGTTCTTGATCTGTTGTTTGTTCAATCAAAATGGTTTCAATCTCGCCGGACACGACAATGGTTTTATCACGACTGGTGTCATCCGGTAATTCGAAGTTGACGATTATCGTGTCTGCTGAATCATCTGTAAGAACCACAAAGTTTTTAATACCCTCACTAAATAGTAAAATACTTAATACAAATAAAACAACGGAACCCAGAATAACCCAATATCGTTTCTTCAATAATTTAGCTAGTAGGTTACTATACTTTTCTACAATGGGATCAAACCAGTTAGTTTTTTTATTTTCAAAGCTTTTCTTTTTACTAAAAATAAGATGACCAGGCAGAATAAAGATAGCTTCAAAAAGAGATGCTGCCAAAGCCACAATAACCACTAATGGAAACTCATGAATCATTTTACCCATCATGCCGCTTAAAAACAGCATGGGTAGAAAAGCTACGATAGTTGTGGTAATGGCAACCACTACCGGACCAATAATTTCCTTAAGTCCGTTAACTGTGGCATCAATTGCAGATTGACCTTGTTGACGAAAATGATAAATGTTCTCCGATACCACAATACCATCATCCACCACAATACCGAGTAGCATAATCAAAGCACCCAGCGAAATCATGTTGAATGTGATACCGCTGGCAAACATGTAAATAAGAGAAATTAAAAACACTACCGGCATACCCACCGCTGTCCAGGTAGCACTATGGCGATCAAGAAAGATTAAAAGCACAATGTAGACCAGGAAAAAACCAATAATAAGATTGATCATGACGACTCTGAGCAATGAACGGATGGAAAGAGACATATCTGAAATTTTAACAACATCAATATATTCAGGTTCATATTTTTTACTTTTTTCCAAAAAAGCTTTAATCTGGTCAACCGTCACCGTAATGTCAGCATTTTCTCTTTTGACAATGCTCAAGGTCACGCCTTCTGTTTTGTTAATCCGGATATCAACATCTCTATCTTTAAATCCTTCTTCCACCCTGGCGATGTCACGAATGTATACCCGCTTAGCACCAAAATTAGAACGAATAATAACATCACCAACATCTTTAAACTTCTGGAATTGACCAATAGTTACAATGGATTGTTCTTTTTGAGTTGCTTGTAGCGATCCTCCGGTAGAGCGTACATTTTGCATCTTTATGCTATTGACCACATCTGTTAAAGAAATATACTTCTGCTGTGATTTTTCAGGATCTACAAAGATATGAATCTCCGGATCAACATAGCCTTCTTTACGAACATCACTAACATTGTTGAGTTTGCGCAATTGCGCTTCCAATTGATCAACATATTTATAAAGTTCCTTTCGTCCTTCCTTAGCACCTTCTTTGAGTGACACACCAATGGTATAAACAGACATTAATTTAGGATTCATGTCCACTACAGTGATATCATCTACTTCATCAGGCAGGTTGGGAACATTGGACATTTTTCGATAAACCTCGTCTTTTACAGCCTGCACATTTTCTACTTTATCATCAAGAGTGATCTGAATACGTGCACCATCTTCCGTAGCAACAGAGGTATACTCATCAATACCGGTTATCTGTTCCAACTCTTCTTCAACTGGAATAACTGCATTGCGTTCCACATCAAGGGGACTGGCACCAGGATAAAGAACCACTACCACCATGCGATTCATCTCGACTGAAGGAAAGGCTTCTTTGCCCACCTTAGTGGCACTGAATAGCCCTACAGAAAAAATTAATATAAGAACCATATTAATAAGTAACTGATTGTTTAATAAATACTGAAATATTTTTTTCATTGTCCTCTCCCTCTTTTACGCATTTTTATCAGCTTGCTTATTTTTTTATCATCTTTTAATAGATGATCCATTATTTGCAATCCTTTCAATACTATTTGCTGATCAGCAACAACTAATTGATCAAATAATAATGCTATTGCAATACCTGACATATCGTGAAATTGTTTAATTGATTTTTTTCCTTTATCCGTTAACTGGACGCGAATAATCCTGCGATCTTCTTTATCTCCAGTACGAATTACTATTTTCTGTCTTACTAAACGAGTAATCATATCGGTCATACTGGGCGTAGCTACACCGCTGCTATTAGCCAGGTCACGCATAGTCATACTTCCTTTTTCATGCAGCACAGTCATAACATGCATTTGGGAGAATGTGAATTGATGATGCATATTGCCTGTAGGTGGCATAGGCAATTTTGTTATCAAACCCCTTCTAATATTATGGAGTGCTTTACTAATCTCACTTGCTTTACCTTTTTGCTTTAACTGCATATTTAGCCACTCCTTTTACTTAGATATTCTAACTATTAAGTATTCTAACTATATCTCTTACACCGGCGTATTTCAAGTAATATTACACTTTGTTACATTTGAAATTAAGTGGCAGCCACAATTCCATCCCCTCTGCCATTTTTCCACCGCCGCCTTTGCCGCGCCTACCTTCAGGCAGATCACTTTTTTTCATCATCTCCCGGGTGAAAACATCTTGAAACAAATCATGCGCGGTGTATCTTTTTTATCCGGATCAATAGACCAAGGACCGGCAACCGATTCCGTAAAAGGTATTTTCACTTCATAAACTAACTGCCCTGGTGCTGGTTCACCCAACGCAACTTCTTTCCCCTGCTCCTTTTAATGAAAGGGGTCAAATCGTTACTGTTGATAACGATTTGACCCCTTTCGCAAGGTTAAAACAAATTCCAGCCACTGATGCACTATTCTTTAAAAACCCTTTCTTGGAGACTTTTAAAATGCTTCCGAAATTTTCAAATATCCATACGGCTGAAAACGCTGCAAGTTCGTTGCGAAATCAAAGCGGAAATTCACATTCTGTTTCTTATCCAGCGCAAAACGAATTCCGAAACCTGCCGTGGGCTCTATTTTATCCAAAGCGAATTCACTGAGCGAAGGTCCCACCTGACCAAGTCCGGCAAAACACACCGCCCCAAAACGCCAAACAACCGGAAAACGATATTCGACCTGCGCTGCCATATAGCATTGATCGCGAAATTCTCCCAGAAAATATCCGCGCATCATATCCGGGCCTCCCATGGCAGGCATAAACAATAAAGATATCGGCTGATCTATTAAGACGGTATAATATTGAAAAGCCAAAACATGTTTTTCCTGAATTTGCAAAAAATAGCGGTAGTCTATTTTACCTTTCCAATAATTAGAATCACTGCCCAGCATATTATGGAAATATTCTACGCGCGCATCCATATAGAAACCCTGCAAAGGGTAAAACCGATGGTCGCGCCTGTCCCAGGTAAACTGCATGCCCAGCCCGCTTATCTGATAACCCCGGCCTTCTTCCAGCAGACAAAGCTGTTCAAGTTCACCGGCTTCTTCTAGGGATTCGATCCTATAATATTGGAAAGTCCCGGCAGGGCCCAAATAAACTGTTTCTGATAATCGCCACAGAAATCCCAGGTCCAAATCCAGATTTTGAAAATAATATGCTTCCGGTTCCTTTTCCTCAGCATATGCGCCAATGCCATAATACTTAGAATAGGAATCCCTATACATGGCATCTGCGAATAATTTATTGCTTTCTCCATTAAAATACCTCTCATTTTTCAGGGTTAATATCATTTGATTATTAGTGGTATATACTGCTGCGCCGCGAATGAGATTCGGCTTGGTTGTCATTTCGTTGGAATCAGGATAAGCATAGCTAAGAAACATCACACCGCCTCCAAAATCGGTCTCAGGTGTATAAAAACCCAATGGCATGCATACCAAACCGTGTTCTTTATTCATGCGATCATTACCCATTAAATTTTTTTGAGCGTACAGGTCGCAGGCACAAACAAGTACGAATGACATAAGCAAAAACAAAATAGCAAGCTTCGACTTAACTCTCATGTCAAATCACTCCTTTCCAATTAAAAATAGATTCTCGTCCCTAATTCAAATTGACTCATAATTTGCTTGCTGCCGTATTCAGAACTTTCGACTCCGGAAAAACAAGTGCCAATTAGATATAGTGTCAGGTTAGTATAAGGACTATAAGCAATTTCATGTATATAGGTAAAACTTCCATCATGCAGATTAATTATGCCTATGGGGGTGTGGCTCAGATAAAGAATACCCAACAACTCCTGGTGCAAAATGGTGGCATATATATAATCCTGCATCAGGTTATTCGATGCCAAAGAGTTCAGGGCCAGACCGGTTCCGGCCGGCATTCCGCTGGAGACCAGGTTTTGCACCAAATGAAGATAGGCGCCAAATTCATCTTCAGTCAGGCCGGTATCCTGATGATAATATTCTATAATGAATTTAAATGTAGAGACCGGCTGCCATTGTATTCCTGCCAAATAATTCCAACCATTCACACCTTGGGACTGAATACTACCATGCTCAACTACTTTTTTTTCTTTGCTGTTAAAACAACTCACTTCACCATGCACTTCCCAGCTGTTGGCAATACTCCGGGAAAAATCCATCCCTATCTGGTGTGAATCTTCAGTGTCATAGAGGGCCATAAAATCCAGGTCAGTATTAAGTACTAGTAAATATAATTTGCCGGCTAAGCGGGTCTTTTTCCAATCCCCGTATTTATCCAGCATTTCAGCCTCAGGCGGAAGAGCAACAAAATTAAATGCCAGGGTCGGCAGCAGATCAGAATCAAAACATTTTACATATTCCAAATTGAAGGAGAGCAAACCTTCCTGGATACGCTGAGGATCTTCCGGATCTTTTATGGAATTAATATAACCGCCCGGATTAAAGGCATATCCTTTGCCCCAGTTATACCTTCGCTTACCCAACTCAATCGCCACCCCTGAGAAAAAGCCAATATGATTAAAAGCCTCCAGCAACGTGCCTGTTGCCTGATCTTCATTTATATAGGACCCCAGCATTTTCACATGCAAGCCTATGTTCTTATGCTGATAGTCGCCGTTAAAATAAAAATCCAATTGATACTGGGAAAGTTCATTGACGTCAGCTACTGCATCTGCCATATACAGCCAATAAAAGGGCGATTCCTGGCGTATACTCACCAGTGCCCATTTTGCTTCCAGATTACCGCTCAATTGAATTTCATTAACTTTCATTTCATCGGCAACCGGTATCTCAAAAGCATAATCATCCGCTTGGACCACTCTCGCGCCAAAAACCATTGCCAAAAGCAGCAAGCCGGTAAACCATCTCATCGCAATTCCTCCAGACGCGGCAGATAATTCAAAGTAAAGACTTCATCGGAAAATGTCCTGGCTTTAATGCCTTTATAAATCATTATCGACTTATAGCCTTTATACAGCGGACTATGTGTTTCAATAACCGCCGGCCGGATTAAACCATTGCTAAAATCCGTTATTTTTTTAAATTCCAGAGTTTTCAAAAGTATGCCGGTGGTGGAATAACATTCAACTTTTTGTAGATTCACATCTTCTTTACTAACCCACATCTGCAGCCTGGCATAAGTCGCGCTCCTGGTTTTGGCTTTTAATTCCAGGAGATGCACATTGTTTTTTGCTTCCATTTTTACCACATTATACTCTTTGTGATATTCCAGCATCATAATATCCGCATTATTAAACACACCCCCAACTATAGACTGCAAACCGGCAATACGAATGGGTTTGGCAATAGCCGGCAGGTAAAGCCACATACTATCATCTATGCGCAAAGAAGCCTTTCCCTTGTCACTGGCCGGCGAGAGATAAAGCAGGGCAATTTTATTCTTCTTTTTCAAGGTATAAAAAATGTATTCCTTCTGGTTTTTGTTTGGTTCGATATTAATAATTTTGCGGTATGCTTCATATGATTCCGGCATCAGTTTGGCATCAATTTTCCGCAAAAGCTCGTTTCCTGATTTCACAACCACATCACTCTCCAGGGCAGGAGACATCTCCTGCGCCTGAACCAAACTGCTTAATCCCAACAACCATATGAATACGATTAAATATATTTTAAATTTCATTTCAGCCCCCTTTTTTCTCCAAGCTGGTCCTTTTCCGGTTCCGCCTTATCTGCACTGGTTTCAACTTCATTTTTTTTGGCCAGCAGTTTATCCAGTTCGTCATTAATTGTCATGGCTGTTCCTTTGGAATATTCACCTGTTGCCAGGGCACGCACAATACCTGCTTTATCAATCAAAACCATATTTAACTCCTCCGGATGACTATAGACCTGTAAAACATCACCGTGCCAGTCCAATAAAAACCGGATTGATTGTTTTTCACGAATTTTGGTTCGAGCCATACCTTTGGCAAAAAACGGCACACTCAATTTAATCATGCCGAGCATAACAATTTGCTCGCCATATTTTTGACGAAACGCTTCAATCCATTCCGTGTTTTTTTGAAAATATTCTTTACGCTCTTTCTGAGAATGGGTCTCGGGAATCACTGTCAAGATCACGACACTGCCCCGAAGTTGTTTGAGTCCGAGCTTGGTTTCTTCAGTGTCTTCCAGCGTGAACTCCACTGCCGGCTTTCCGACTTTTAGAATATTTCGCTGTGATTCTTCCGAGGCTGCCAATGCCGGCTGACAGCACATAATAGCTAATAGCACTGTGATAATTTTTTTCATTTTATTCCTCCCTATACATGGCGCAAGGCCTCGATGGGCTCTAATTTTGCCGCCTTTTTGGCTGGCTGCAAGCTGGCCACCACGGCGATTACCAGCACAATTATGGACAAAAGTAATATCTCCATGGGCGCTACTTTGGGCATCAGTACCAGACCCTGCATAGGACCAAAATCAAAGCGAAACTTTATCAATTGCATGATAAAAATCAGGCCTAAGCCTAAAACATTTCCCAAAATCAAGCCTACTGCACCTAAAAAAGTTCCCTCAACCAGGAAAAGAAGAACGATCTTGCGGGGCAGGGTTCCCATAGCTGCAATCGTACCTATTTCCCGTATGCGTTCGTACACTGACATCATCATCACGTTCCAGACGGAAATAAGCACAATAAAAACCAGGATTACTTTCACGATAATCGCAAAAAGGTTAATAATACGTTCAATCGTTACAAAGGGCGTGATCTCCCGCCAGGTATGCAGTTCAACATCTAAAGGATGAAGCAGATTTATTTTTTTCTTCAAGGTGTTAAAAACCGGTTCCAGCTTTTCATAAGATTTAAGCTGCAAAGCAATCTCGTGTATTTCAATCTGATCCATACACATCAGCACCTTGACGTCTTCTAAGTGAACATAGCAATTTCGTCCACTCGGGCCGCTCATACTTCCGCCCAGGAATCCAGCCACCACCAGGGTCAGGGCGTTCATGGACCCCTCACGGTTATTTGCCAATACCACAATAGAATCGCCCAACTTCATACCTAAGCCGGTTCCCACATTTTCCGGCACTATAATTTCTCCGGGTTTAAGCCAAAAACCTTTCCCTGAATATCCAATAATATTTTCCCGCAGTTTGGGGCAGGTCTTATCCTCAATTCCCGGATCTACGCCCATAAATTTTACCTGAGCAGTCTTGGTATAATTACTAATCATACCCCCGAACTTTATACGCAATGAGTAGGCCTCCACGGCCGCGACTTGATCTAAAATATCCGTTACTTTCTTCAAATTTTCATCCTGCAGATATAAATCCAGTGGCATAATGTCCGTTGCACTGATATAGCCCCGTTTATGAATTTGTATATGCCCCAAGGTGGTGTGAGTAATGTCATTGATCATCATTTCCTTGAAAGACGCAGTTACCCCGCCCAATATAATTACCATCACAATCCCCACGGTTATCAAAGAAGCGGTCATATATGTGCGCCTTTGATAGCGAAGCAAATTACGGAAAGCTATTTTAAATATATTTTTCATGGCATTGTCTCCTGGTTAATTTTCGTAATTCCGCCGTCTTCAATCCGATACAATTCCTCTACCTCTTGAACAACTTTGGGATCATGCGTAGCAAAGAGAAAGGTAGTTTGCCATTCTGCTTTCATTTTTTTCATAAGCTGAATAATTAACTGAGCAGTCCGGCTGTCCAGGTTAGCTGTTGGTTCATCAGCCAATACAAGTTTAGGCCTGGTTACCAAAGCCCGGGCAATTGCCACTCGTTGCTGTTGCCCGCCGGATAATTGCCGGGGATACTTGTTTTTTTGATCAGTCATACCTACTTCTTCCAGAAGTTCCAATACGCGTTGTTTTCTTTCCGTCAGTGAAAGGCTTTGCACCATAACCAGGGGATATTCCACATTTTCATAGGTTGTCAGAACCGGCAATAAATTGAACTGCTGGAAAACAAACGATATATTGGCCGCCCGAAAACGGGCAGCTTCTATTCTTGAGAATTCGGTCACTTGCTCGCCTTTAATAATAATCTCACCCCCCGTCGGCTTATCCAGACATCCCAGTAAGTTTAAAAGCGTGCTTTTACCACTTCCCGAGGGACCAATAAAGGACACCAGTTTTTGCTGCGTTATTTCCAGATTAATATTCTGCAGCGCTGTTATGGGAACATCTGTTTCCTGATACACTTTTTTTACATTTCTCACTTGAATAAAACTCACAGCTAACACCCCTTTCTCCAGATAAATTGCATTTCAATTGCCGCGTTTTACATCCTTTATTAGGTTAAACACTCAATTGCCGGAAAACCTTCGCTTTTTTCTTGAAGTAAAGGAAAAACCCGCACCTGTGGCAGGCGCTAGGGATAATAGCCAATATTTTGAATGGTTTTTAGAAAAAGAGGCAGGTTGTTTTAAAATAAAATTAGTTTCAGTTACATTCTTGTCCAAATTAAGTCAAAACCCTATCCATACCCAAAATACGGGCACAGGCAGATTTCACAGATTAACGCAGATTTTAAAAAGTTTTAAAGCATTTGATTCAAAGTTTTGTTTTTTCGATCTCATCTGCGAAATCGGCATAATCTGCGGAGCAAGCCTTTGTTTTCAAGCTTTTATAAAATCTTTTTTATTAATTTGAACAGCAATGATTTAAAGATGTTTATTTCTCTTGCGAACCTACGCAGGCCTGTATGCGTTGCTTAATACTTTTCATAAATATCTTTTGCTGTTCCGGGGTCAACTTATCTTTTGCCTGCAAAACATTTTCCACTACTTTTTCATGCCACTGATCTTGTAGATTAGATATGTTTCCCAGGTGCTTTTCGATCTGTTCCTGCTCAACCTCTGTTTCAGCTAAAGCCGTGAGCAATTCATTTCTGGCTTGGTATAATTCTTCGCGAATTTCCGATATCTCATTCCGGGCGTTTACTCTTATCTGTTTTAATGCCTGGTTTTGTTCTTGGGAAAGATTGAGTTTATTTCTTACCTTCAAACCAAAAACCGCCCTGACCAGAAAATTATTTTGATGCCTGTATTGTTTTCCGCCTAGAACATGGTGATAAATAATTGTGCCGATAATCCCGCCATTGATCGCCAATGAAAAAAGTAAAAGTATTATAAGCCATTTTGCTTTCATGGTTTTCATCTCCTTGTCAGAATAAATTACTGTAGATTTTATCATATTCATTTAAAAAATTATCCACACCGGTAATACTTGTTATGGAATCATTTTCGGACGGCACAAACTCCTTTTCATACAGTAAAGATCCCATATAATGACCCAAATAAATTCCCAGCATTAACAACAACGCTGCGGGAACAGGAAGTAATGTTTTCGGAATGATATTTTGTGATATTTTATCCAACCAGGTTCCGGGTATTGTTTGTTTGGCGGTGTTCCTGAGTACGCGCGTCTCAAAATCTTCGGATAGTATGTCCGGCGCATCCCATTCACCCATGGTCTGCCACAGTTGTTTCAAGTCCTCCGCCTCTTTTTGGCAGGACGGACAGGATTGTATATGCGCATTCATTTGCCTGGCCAGTTCCGGGCTTATCTCTTGATCAATATAAGCTGAAAGCTTTTTTCGAACCGCTTCGCACTTCATGGCGCATTACCTCCTAACTCATTCAATTTCCCCGCTCTGAAAAGCGGGGATTTGGATATGATCTGTAGAAAACCATT encodes:
- a CDS encoding outer membrane lipoprotein-sorting protein; amino-acid sequence: MKFKIYLIVFIWLLGLSSLVQAQEMSPALESDVVVKSGNELLRKIDAKLMPESYEAYRKIINIEPNKNQKEYIFYTLKKKNKIALLYLSPASDKGKASLRIDDSMWLYLPAIAKPIRIAGLQSIVGGVFNNADIMMLEYHKEYNVVKMEAKNNVHLLELKAKTRSATYARLQMWVSKEDVNLQKVECYSTTGILLKTLEFKKITDFSNGLIRPAVIETHSPLYKGYKSIMIYKGIKARTFSDEVFTLNYLPRLEELR
- a CDS encoding peroxiredoxin family protein, with the protein product MKKIITVLLAIMCCQPALAASEESQRNILKVGKPAVEFTLEDTEETKLGLKQLRGSVVILTVIPETHSQKERKEYFQKNTEWIEAFRQKYGEQIVMLGMIKLSVPFFAKGMARTKIREKQSIRFLLDWHGDVLQVYSHPEELNMVLIDKAGIVRALATGEYSKGTAMTINDELDKLLAKKNEVETSADKAEPEKDQLGEKRGLK
- a CDS encoding ABC transporter permease, with translation MKNIFKIAFRNLLRYQRRTYMTASLITVGIVMVIILGGVTASFKEMMINDITHTTLGHIQIHKRGYISATDIMPLDLYLQDENLKKVTDILDQVAAVEAYSLRIKFGGMISNYTKTAQVKFMGVDPGIEDKTCPKLRENIIGYSGKGFWLKPGEIIVPENVGTGLGMKLGDSIVVLANNREGSMNALTLVVAGFLGGSMSGPSGRNCYVHLEDVKVLMCMDQIEIHEIALQLKSYEKLEPVFNTLKKKINLLHPLDVELHTWREITPFVTIERIINLFAIIVKVILVFIVLISVWNVMMMSVYERIREIGTIAAMGTLPRKIVLLFLVEGTFLGAVGLILGNVLGLGLIFIMQLIKFRFDFGPMQGLVLMPKVAPMEILLLSIIVLVIAVVASLQPAKKAAKLEPIEALRHV
- a CDS encoding ABC transporter ATP-binding protein, with protein sequence MSFIQVRNVKKVYQETDVPITALQNINLEITQQKLVSFIGPSGSGKSTLLNLLGCLDKPTGGEIIIKGEQVTEFSRIEAARFRAANISFVFQQFNLLPVLTTYENVEYPLVMVQSLSLTERKQRVLELLEEVGMTDQKNKYPRQLSGGQQQRVAIARALVTRPKLVLADEPTANLDSRTAQLIIQLMKKMKAEWQTTFLFATHDPKVVQEVEELYRIEDGGITKINQETMP
- a CDS encoding periplasmic heavy metal sensor, encoding MKAKWLIILLLFSLAINGGIIGTIIYHHVLGGKQYRHQNNFLVRAVFGLKVRNKLNLSQEQNQALKQIRVNARNEISEIREELYQARNELLTALAETEVEQEQIEKHLGNISNLQDQWHEKVVENVLQAKDKLTPEQQKIFMKSIKQRIQACVGSQEK
- a CDS encoding zf-HC2 domain-containing protein, which codes for MKCEAVRKKLSAYIDQEISPELARQMNAHIQSCPSCQKEAEDLKQLWQTMGEWDAPDILSEDFETRVLRNTAKQTIPGTWLDKISQNIIPKTLLPVPAALLLMLGIYLGHYMGSLLYEKEFVPSENDSITSITGVDNFLNEYDKIYSNLF